The following are from one region of the Odontesthes bonariensis isolate fOdoBon6 chromosome 12, fOdoBon6.hap1, whole genome shotgun sequence genome:
- the casq2 gene encoding calsequestrin-2: MLSLWLFLLPCLSLVTLAPAEKGLEFPRYDGQDRVLDINDKNYKKALKKYNMLCLYYHEPIPDNKELQKKFQMTELVLELVAQVMEEKDIGFGMVDSHKDVKVAKKLGLEEEGSLYVFKDDRVIEFDGYLSANTLAEFLLDLLDEPVEIIDNALELRAFDRMEEDIRLIGYFKSEDSEHYEAFKEAAEHFQPYIRFFATFEKSVAKELTLKINEVDFYEPFMEEPVTIPGKPHSEEELVEFITEHRRPTLRKLRAEDMFETWEDDIEGIHIVAFAEEEDPDGYEFLEILKEVARDNTHLPDLSIIWIDPDDFPLMLPYWEKTFKVDLFRPQIGVVNVTDADSVWMDMEDEEDLPTAQELEDWIEDVLSGKVNTEDDDDDDDDDDDDDDDDDDDDDDDDDNDDDDDEDNDEGDNDNDEEDDNGEEDGDDNEDDDDDDEE; this comes from the exons ATGCTCTCCCTGTGGTTGTTTTTGCTCCCTTGCCTGAGCCTTGTGACTCTTGCGCCGGCTGAGAAGGGCCTTGAGTTCCCACGCTACGATGGGCAGGACCGTGTTCTTGATATCAATGACAAAAACTACAAGAAAGCCTTGAAGAAGTACAACATGCTCTGCCTGTATTACCACGAGCCCATACCAGACAACAAGGAGCTGCAGAAAAAATTCCAGATGACCGAGTTGGTGCTGGAG CTTGTAGCTCAGGTTATGGAAGAGAAGGACATTGGCTTTGGAATGGTTGACTCGCACAAAGATGTAAAGGTGGCAAAGAAACTAG GcttggaggaggagggaagtTTGTATGTTTTTAAGGACGACAGGGTGATAGAGTTTGATGGTTATCTTTCTGCGAACACTCTGGCGGAGTTCTTGTTGGAC CTATTGGACGAGCCAGTGGAGATTATAGACAACGCTCTAGAGCTCAGAGCCTTTGACAGAATGGAGGAAGACATCCGTCTCATTGGTTATTTCAAGAGTGAAGACTCTGAGC ATTATGAAGCATTTAAAGAAGCTGCAGAGCATTTTCAGCCCTACATTAGATTTTttgccacatttgaaaaatct GTGGCTAAGGAGCTGACTCTAAAGATAAATGAGGTAGACTTCTATGAGCCCTTCATGGAGGAGCCCGTCACCATCCCAGGCAAGCCACACTCTGAGGAGGAGCTGGTGGAATTCATAACTGAACACAGACG GCCCACCCTGAGGAAGCTGCGTGCTGAAGATATGTTTGAGACCTGG GAGGATGATATTGAGGGTATCCACATTGTAGCCTTTGCGGAGGAAGAGGACCCTG ATGGCTATGAGTTCTTGGAGATCTTAAAAGAGGTGGCCAGAGACAACACTCACCTCCCTGATCTCAGCATCATCTGGATTGATCCTGATGACTTCCCCCTG ATGCTTCCCTACTGGGAGAAGACCTTCAAGGTGGACTTGTTCAGACCACAGATTGGAGTCGTCAATGTTACGGAT gCGGACAGCGTGTGGATGGAcatggaggatgaggaggaccTTCCCACAGCTCAGGAACTGGAGGACTGGATTGAAGATGTGCTCTCTGGCAAAGTCAACACagaagatgatgatgacgacgacgatgatgatgatgatgatgacgacgaTGACGATGATGACGACGATGACGACGATGACAacgatgatgacgatgatgaagACAATGATGAGGGAGATAATGACAATGATGAAGAAGATGATAACGGAGAGGAAGATGGTGATGATAacgaagatgatgatgatgatgatgaagaataA